The DNA segment GTCAGGGAATAGGGCAGAGAATATTCAAGTACATCAAAGAGtaagaaagaatgagaaagagaaagcagtgAATCACTAGAAACTGGATTCCCAAGGCCACTCCTAAAAGCCCATACAGATTTAGTGTGCACATCTGGGGAGCTGAAATTCTTAAATAGCTtctactaaaaaaacaaaatagtgtGCATGAGGACACACAGACAAGGCTATTCAGTGAAGCACTATTTTTCCTTACATATCAGGAACATCCTAATGATACTTGAGGCCTCAAGAGATAGAAGGATGTGTCAGGTTCCTGGATCCACCTGATGGAGGAGAACCTCCTTGAGGCTCCCTTAGGCAGAAAGGAGATAAGGGCAGGCATTACATAAGGGAAGGATCTTACCCTAACAGATGGCTTCATCTGGGAGCTTTCCAGTACTATGACCTGAGTACCCCACATACCTCACCCACAAGGGGTTTAGTTGGTCTGAGGTAGGACCTGACTATGGGTAACTTTCAGCTTTTAACAGTTCCAGACTCATTTAAAAGTTGCTAGTATAGcatacagaagacaagtagtgactctatagcatcttactacgctgatggaccgtggctgcaatggggtgtgtgggggcgcttgaaaatatgggtgaatgtagtaaccacaatgttgctcatgtgaaaccttcataagattgtatatcatgataccttaataaataaataaataaaagagccaagttgcaagaatagtacaaaTAATTCCCCTGCACTCTTCACTCAGATTCCTCATGGATAAACGTTCTAATTATTCTTCAtcactttatacacacacacacaacttcttcCCCAAAGTGTCTGCAACTCAGTAGTAGGTGGAAACATCTCCAAGCTCCCTCGGTCATGCTAGTATATTTCCAGAATCAAGGAGGTGAAGGTGGAAGGCCAGTTAAGGAGATGAAGGCAGATGCCCACTTGTTCAGACCCAGGCTTGAGGGCAGTGTGGATATGGGTCTGGCTGGAAGTCGCAGGCCTGCAATGCCTTCCTGTGAAGTGGTCACAGGCATTGGAGCCTGGACCTCATCTGCTGTTGCTGTGTGAGTGAAACATTTACTCTTGCTTACTAAGTGACACAAGTTGTTTACTGCCATATTGACTGGGAGCTTCTAGCAGGCTCTGGAGCCTAGTAGATTAGGTGGTAAGATAGGCCTATAGCTTTAAATAAAGGGGCAAGTCTGTTGTGCACATGTGAGGGGGCAGAGGTGTTTATGGAAGGTGAGTAGAGGGGCAATGAGTCAATTCTGCCCCTGGTGAGAACCAGCGAATGTCATCCTTCATTGCTTCCCTTGGCCCTCCAGAAGGCAGTGAGGAGCCCTAGAACAAGGTGGCATGACAGGTAGAGTGGGCATAGGGAGGCAAGCCAGGTACCTTTTCCAGAACCTCTCCTGGGTACAGGGGAAAGGGGTCCTGGGCCAGCCGGATTTCTAAGTCAGCGTGGCGCAGCCGTACTTGTCCTGTGATATCGAACAGCACGCAGCCCTGGGCATCCCGGGACACTGGGTTGGCCACTGTGCAATAGTGGTGTGGGGGGACAGTCACCATGCGCATGGGGGCAAACAGGATCCTGTTGGAGGGTGAGAAGTGGTATGAGGACCCAGAGGAACCCTGCTTCCTCTCCCAAAGGAGGCAATAAATGGGAGAGAAAGCTTCCAGTCACCCAAGCCAGAGTCAATCCTACTTGGGAGCAGGAAGGAGCTGGTCATGACAGCCAGACTCACAGGcaccccactcctccccctccccaggccctacAGCAACCTCTCATTGTCCTGCCGGATGTAGGTCTTTGGCCCAACCTCCACATGGGACACGTTGCTGTTCTGGTCCAGCACATGGATGTAGTGGTATGGAGGGATGCGGATGATGGACTCTTCAGTTGCCATGGTGACTTCTAAGACCAGGGTGGCACAGAGTGACAGACAGGTGGGGAAAAGATGCAAGATGAACACAGGGGCCTGGCAGGAGGCAAGGGACAAGCCTGAAGACAGGTAGGGTTGGGAAATGCAACCTTCCTCCTCCCCCTCAGATTGTTCCACCTTCACCATCCCCACATCCACCTCTTCTTCCCACCCAGGGCAACACAGGCCATCCAGACCTCACCCCTGTCAAAAACTGCTTGATGCAGTTAACCACAGTAGCCCAGGGCTCTCCACTGATTTATTTCCCTCATTCCCATCAACCTTCCCTCTCCTAAGCTGCCTTCAGCACCTGGAGGGATTTTAGATCAAAATTTCCTAATCTCCCAACGGTGGTGTAGGAGGCTGGGAGAGTTGGTATCTCTGGAGGTACTGGCTCCTTCACCAGCACTGTGGGGAGCTGAGGCTCCTCCAGGGGCAGGCTCATTTCAGGGAATGAGAGGGCCCCGACTATATTCAAACATGAGCATGATCTTTGTCTACGACTCTCTCCCCTCCTGCTATAAGCGATCCTCAGATGAACTGTTCAGACTTGGGTGACCTCTCAAGGAAGGGATCTCAGGCAACACTGATGCTCCCATAGAATCAAATGGATCAGAAGCACCACATGTTAATCTAGCCCTTTCCTCTCCAGTTCTCTCTGGTCTGTTGCTCCCCCTTGGCTCCCTGCTGTTGTGGGTAGAGGCAAGAGGGGGAAAGGAATATATGAGTACTGTATTCCACCCACCTGCTTCTGAATCCTGGGTAGTTTCATCCAGTGCTTGGCCTGTTCAGGAATGTCACACCTCTCACCTAAACCCCATCCCTTCCTTCAGCTAGTCTTGGATTTTGGACATGTCCCTTGAAGTCACACAAAGGGAACCAAGTTTACTAGGCAACTCAAGAGCCTTGTCCTGAGACTTCGATGAGACTTTTGAAGCCACCACCAGAAAGGAATGGCACTTCATCTACTCCACCATTCATCCAACTACCAACCTGGGTAAGAATGGCAAGCAAAGAGAAGGGAGTGGCCTGGCACAGGAGAAATAGGCAGGACTCATGGAATTACATAATCAAGGTGAAGATCAGGGGTTTTTTACTTGATTCACATTAtctgtagtttcatttttttgtttagaaATTGTGTTTTCACAAACTCCAAATTTCTGCTTCTCTTAAAGAATTAGGAACCAGGCCCTACATTTCCACCAGCCAGACTGGCTACAGCCGAGTAGCAGCTGGGCACTTTAGATGGGACACAAGCTTTTCTGCCTACTCCATTGTCTTACACATGGGCTGTTGCACTCAGCACCTGCCTGATGTTTGCTTAAAACCCTCTAACACACCACCCAACAGAACTTTTTACAATGATAAGAGATATTCTAGGTCTGTACTGTCTCTGGACTGGCCACACACAGCTACTAAatacttgaaatatggctagtgtgatttaggatttaaaattttatttaaaagagccAAATGAGGTTGGTTGATCCCATATTATACAGTGTAGCTCTAAGTAGCTGAGTCCCAGAGTGGGACAATGAGGCATTTAAGGCCACAGCAAGCTAGTGGTACCATAGGGATTTTCATCTGTTCTATCTCTTTCCAGTAGCAGCAAGGCATAGTATTTAGGGGCCCGGATCAGCAGACTGCCTGGGCTTACTTACAGTACTGATTCACCACTTTCCTGCCTTGCTTTGTGTTTCCTTAATGTCTGACCTCATTTTGAAAGAGGTTAacaattttgatttgttttcctgGTACACTTTCCATATAGGAGGGATGTTATTCTGCTCCTTATTCTTTTACCTTACAACTTTGTATGGGAATTGACCTTGACCTGTAGCTCCTTTCCTGGCAAAGTTCATTTCTCCTTAAGTGTAGGAGTAGCTTTTCTAATGTCAGGGCTCCCTCTTCTGTTGTTTTCAGGTAGTGTTTGAAAATACTAGAGCAGGCTTTCTGACTTGCGGGCTCAGTTTTCCCCGCTCTTAACCTTCTTTCCTACACCTCTCTATTATCCCTACCTGTTAGCTATGCTGACACTCCCCAAAGTTGCTCCCTGATGTGGCCCTGACCCAGATGGGTTGGAGCTAGGGCTGCCTGGATCTTGGTTCTAACCCTTATTGGTTTGATGATTTTAGACAAGTCCCTTGCCCTCCCTATACCGGTTTCCTAACCTATAGGGGATTGGGCATCTACCCAAGTTATAAGGACTGGGTTCACCATAAAGCAATTGGAACAGAGCCTGGCTCTTCAGAAGCACCGCATGTCTTAACTGCTGAGGCAGGGAACAGCCCAAGGCCCAGCTTCCCTATCCAGTTAGGGGATGGAAGCAAGCACTAGAGGCTCCCTACATCATCTGGCATCTTGGCCTTAACCCTCCATGTTTACTGGTCAGGAACGTGGCAAGTCTTTTGTTATCCCAGCTGTGGGGCTAGAAGAACAGCACAGAAGGTGTATCTGACAGCCAAGTGAAGCATTTTCCAGCTGCTCCTTTGccaggttctgtgtggggtggAAGCCTGGCCAGAAAGCCAGATGGGGGGAGAGGACGGGCTAGGGCTGTAGGCGGAGGTGTGGACAGGTCTCCTGAGGTCCCACAGCAAAGATCTGAACTCTCAAAGGCCGTGCAAGGCTGAAAGCAGTCTCCGGGAACAGCCTCCAATGGCTCCTTTTTGGATGATCCCCCACCTCCTATGGCTGAGGCCTCTCCACCATCTGTCACCCCAGCTGGGCCCACTCAGGGGGGCTGAAAGCCTCACCCAACTCAGTGACTCAGCTGAGAGTCATCCCTATAGCTGATCAGGCTGGGCTCCAGCCTTGTTCCAGACCAACCCCTTGCCAACTATCTTTAAGTACCAGGACTCTTGTCTTACCTCTCTGACCACCCACCTACCATGCCCTAAAGCTGTGCCTTGAACCTAGACCTCCTGCTAGTCACCCAAGAACAGGCTTTGTTGTTTCATTCTCCCCATCTGCAGAAGTGAGCTTCAATATAGAGCCTTGCAGGGGATCCAGGGAAACCACTTGAGTCAGGCTGCATGTCTGTGACAAATCTGATTTAGGTTTTTGTGGTTTGCCAGATGAAATAGTTAGAGCATTTTATTTCCAATATATCAGGGTTCTCAAAAAACGCTAAAGATGGTGTTGACCTTTGGAAGAGCCTGTCCAGCCTTTGGGGTTGGTCCCAATACCCTAAGTCCACTCACCTACCCAGACTTCACTTTAGTGCTTGCTTCCAAGATCTGCCCACAAGTCTGTTGTCTGGGTATATGCCCAGCCTTGCCTGATCACACCTCCCTCAAGTGTCATAAGGTTCCCAGAAGAACCAGTCAACTTTCACCCAAAGTCTCAGCGACCAGTAGCTCCCCTGCTGCACCACACAAAGAAGGGAGGGTACTGCGCAGctgagcagagaacaaaacagtTTGTAAGCAGAGGCTGGGCTCATCTGGTTAAGAGGCAGCTCTTGACCTTCTTGGCTCAAAAGTACACTTATTACATTTTACCAGAGCATGAGATACATATCTACATATCTGAGATCTGCCCACAAGTCTGTTGTCTGGGTATATGCTGGGTATATGGCTGACACAGTCTTAAAACAGCAGGTGTCCAATGGACCAGCTACACGTGTACTGGTCTTCAAGGAAGAGCAGCATCACCATTACTTGGAAGCTTAAATGGGTGGGAGAATCTTGGGCCCCACTGAGAAATGCTGAATCAAACAATATTTTAACCAGATCCCCAATGATTTGGGCACAGATTAAACTAAGGAGCAGCTGTGGTCTTCAGCAGCTACTCTCAACCCTGGCTGTGTATTATGATCACCTGGAGATCTTTTAAAACCACCCATTCTGGgtactttttgatgtaattggTCTGCGGTATGGTCCAAGCATTGCTATATTTAAAAGCTCTCCCACAGATGGTTATATAGCAAAGGCTGAGTTCTGTCACTGCCAGCAGAATCCTGGGCCACTTACTAGCTCTGAGCTGTACTCTCCTAGACTGAAGTGGGAATAACAGTGCCTGTTTCCTAGACTTAAAGGGATTAGGGACTGGAGGATGTCTCTAATGCACAGGAGCTCAACAAAGGGTTGCTGGGAGGAATAATGAGCTCAGATTATTGCCAATTCCTCAAGGGCTGGAGATTTCATTTATTCTCTTCCATCCCCCTTCCACCTCTTCCAGGTCCAAGCAGCCCCCTTATCCACACAAACGTCCCAGGCAGGCCTGAAGTTGGAGGTGAAGCTGGTGACAGCCTTGCCAGCATCACTTCTGTGGAGCTTAGGTTTAGGAAAACATATGAAGTTCAGCATAAACAGGGACTCAACTAGGCAGTTTcccttattttaagaaaatcttaGGACACTCCAGCCCAACTGGCCTGCTTTGAGAGAGCAGCAGCTTGGTGGTCTCACTAGGGACAGAACAGAAACTGCCTACTCAGGATATCTCTTGCCTTCCCTCCATCCTACCTCCCAGACGCTGCCAATTAATGTCAGTCATTGAAGGTGAGGATGCCTCAATTAGCAGTGACTCAGGAACCAGGCTTCAGAACCCCTGATCCAGATCAATGTTTTCTCATCTCGTCCAATTATAGGACTCAGCCGGCAGTATTGGTCCTACTTCCCAGGCCTCACCCCAGACCCACCAGGCCAGGGTTTCCAGGAGAGGAATTCTGGAATTTGTATCTTTGGTAATCTCAAAGTAATCCCAAATAACAGCCCCCACTTATTAAGAACTTTGTGTCAGGCATTGTATTAAGTGCCtttaattaactcatttaatcctcacaagagcCTAGAAGTTAAGAAACATTGCTCAGGATCACACAATGATCAAAAAATGGATCCAGAATTCCACACCAGGTAGCATGATTGCAGAGCCCTCAAACCAGGAGGCAGCATGGCTTCTCAGGCAGCAGTGTTAAGACTGTAAGCACAGAACAAGAAGGTAAGGACCTTAACTAGGGCTGGGCACTCTGGAGGAAACAGTGTCAATAGCAGTCCAAAGGTGAGCATTTTCTGCAACCTGGGAGGGCAACACCCAACAAAGAGGCATGAGTTACCCTGGAGCCCTCAGGCTGTCCCTGGACCATCATCCATTCAAAGTGGCTGCCCTACCTACTCAAGGCTTTGGAGGGCTTCCCTGCCCAGAAAGGTTCATCAGGAGCAGGCTGGGTACCCTGTGTGCTAAAGGCTAAAACAGGAGTTTCCAGGGAGTCCGTTGACATCGCACTTGACAACCAGCCTTTCCTAGGAGTCTAcccaggcagggagcagagaACAGAGGGATATCTGCCTCACTATGACTTCCTGCCCCTTTATGCTCTGCTCCTGAGTGCCAGCTCCAGGATCCACCACAGGCTGGTGGGTCCAAATGAGTTTCCTGCTTTTCACTTCCTCccctcaaagtaaaaaaaaatgaaataaaaaaagccTTGCTCACCAAACTACACCTTCAGGAAATCAAGCCTACCTTAAATTCCTTCTGCTAATGACTTGTCAAGTGATCTGCAAGGGCCACAGTTGGCACAGCCCTGAGTGGAGCAGTAGGAAAATCTCAACATTTGGCATAGTTAAGTGATCTCAACGGGGATAAGTCACATTCTAAAAGCTCAAGGGGACAGGCCAGAGTCTAGGTCCCCAGGGAAGGGGACAGATGAGTATAGATTGCAGAGATCAGTCTAGCTCCAGAAGAGAGTTTGAGTGGCCTCCTGATGTTATTTCTGATGTGAGAGCCTTAGGTCAGAGGGGCCTGAAATTTTGAAGGTGAGGGGTGTTGGCAAGGTGACAAATTGATCTACCTTACTTCCAAAGACAGAAACATCCAACAAGAAACGCAAAATGTCTTGAGGCCACACCCCAATCCACTTCCTCCCTACTCTCATTCAGAGGTCCTACCTTCCCCGGCAGAACAAGGCCCTAGAAAGCGGGTGAGGGCTAAGAGAGCCTTGAGGGACACAAGATCCCACCACTGGTTTGGGGCTTTGGAGCTACAGCAAAGTACTCACATCCACAAATACAGCGGCTACAAGACTCCTCAGATCAGGAAACTGACAGGCCTGGCCCAGGCCAGCCCTAAGTTCCAGGCAGGGCAGGCTCGGTGGGTGGGGCTTGGGCATTTAAAGGGCCCTTGCAGCTGgttctccttttctcctctggGTGCAGCTGAAGGAACTGCAACTCATTCAGCCTGACGGCCAGGTGGCAGTGCTGGAGTGAGACTGCACAGCTGGAAGGTCCAAGACAGGGGGCAGGTGCAGACTGACTGCCTCATCTGGCTTTAGTTTCCCAATCTGAGCAAATACAATTCTGCCTTTCCATAATGGTTTGGGCTCTAGCTGAAGCTCCTCCTCTAAGAGaactttgaattttttattttaaattcagaaaatccaaacagatgttcaacagcacacacacacacacacacacacatactctctttCTGGCAAGGTACTGTGTTGGGAGCTTGGAATTTCTCTCCTCTTTCCAGGTTTCTCAGTGCCCTGGATTAGGGAGGGCAGGACAAGGCCCAGGGACATGCTCTGCATCTTAAGGGTTAGGGCAGCAGCAGTCAGTATTTCCGCTGCCGGGGGAAGAGAGTACTCCCTGAGGACCGGAGTGGGGGGCTGCTGGGGCTGGGGTCCTCTGAGTCCAGGCTGAAGAGGTCCCTGCCAGTGCGAAGGATCTGCTCCTCCAGCTTCTTGTGTCGCTTCATGTCTGAGAGGACCTTGTCTAGGCGGGCTTCCCGTTTCTGGCTCCTGGCTGAGCTTCCTAGAGAAGGGTAAGATGAAAAATGTAGAAGGGAGCGAGGCAGTGTGCACCAGACCTGCCAGGATGTTACTAAGTACTTGGGGAGTACGTTAAACATAAAGACTTCTCAAGCCTCTGAGGTTTAGGGTTGGGCCTTAGATGGGGTAGGCAGCGAAGGTCTGAATTATGAGAAGGCACCAGTAGTGTGAAGAccagggaagagcattccagataGGAGAAGAGCAAGTACAAAGGCCCCAGGGTAAGAACAGGGAGATCTGTTCAAAGACAGTGTTGAGAGCTGGGGGAAATGGTGAAAGATGAGGCCAAAGGAATGatttacaggccataagggattTGGATCTCTAGTTTAGATGGAAATGTCTTTGGAAgctatgtgtgtgttggggggtctCTCCCAACATGCTCTTCCCCCAAGAAGTGACAAGATTTATACTTTAAAAGTATCATTCTGGTTGCTGAGACTGGAGACAGGAAGACCAGTTAGGAACCACTGCAACTATCCAGGCAAGAGATGGCAGCTTTGAAGGTGATGAGGGTGCAGTGTTGAAGGTGGAGAGTAGATGAACTTGGAAATGCTGTGGAGGCAGAGCTCACAAGACTTGCTGCTGCCTTGAATGTTGGGGTAAAAGGAGAAATCAAGAATGGCTTCAAGGGTAAATTCTAGGGAAGGCACGTGGGGTGGGGAATTGGGTCAGATTAGGAGGTGTATATACAGTACTACTGGACTTCTGGGGAGATGGAGATAAAAGGGAAGCAGGACAGAATTATCTGTGATAGCTTCTTAAATGAAAATGGGGTATCAATCTAAACCGGAAAGATGGCGCCACTGGGTGTGAATGCTCTTTCCTGCAGATACAAGTTGTGTAGCAACCAAGGCACCAAAAGGCCCGTTTTAGGGAGTCAGCTATTGACTAAGTGGGAGTGGAGGTCTCCCTTCTTGTCTGTACCTGGGGTGCGTCTCCGGTCAATCAGAGAGTCCTTTGGTGTCAATGGCTCATCGTCAAAGTCAAATTCTGTGGGCATGTGCTGTCTGGTACAAATGGACAGAAAGTGAAGGGTGAGGATGGTCCCCTCAAGCTCCCACACACGTGTTTCTCCCCAGCCTGCAGGCTTTTCCTCTCctactctcctccctccctccacttctCAAGCTCTTGGGTACCAACTTCCCTCCCAATGTCCTCCAGGCATCAGCAGTGCAGCCCCAGGGATGTAAACAAGTGTAAGGGTGTGCCCtcacttttcctcttcctcctctttggcCTCTGGCTCCTCATCGGATCTCTCCTCTTCGCTCTGCGCATCAGGCGTGGGTGGTCGGCGGGGCAGGATCTCAGCCTGAAGCTCCAGGGTACCGTGGGCAGCCAACAGTTCATACAGCCTCTGGATTTCGGAGGGGGGTGGCATCCAGGGCTGCCCATCCTCGGGCAGCTCCATCTCCTCATCGCTGCAGAGCACACACCAGTCCTCGGATTCTCCCTTGGCTTGCTCTTCCCCCTCAGCTCTGGGGACTTCTGCCTGCACCTCCTCGACCCCAGACTCCTCAGGCTCAGCCTCTTTCCGGCctcctcccccttcttcctcGGCATTATGGGCCGAAGCAGAAGGGCTTCCGGTATCCACCACAGCTAGAGCTTGGAGGCCAGAGGTCACTTGCCCCTCTTCAGACAGAGGCGCCACTGTGGTGGCCGCAGTGTCTCCAAGACCGCGGACAAGGGTCATAGGCCACTAGGGAAAGGGCCCTGAGATAAGAGGCGTAGAAGTACTAAACCGAGGAGGGGGTCCCCTACCCCACAGCGGCTTGGGTTCCCCAGGGGTTTGAGAATGTCTCTTCAACCAATCAGGCTCCAAGAGCGCGGCCCCTGCAACCAGACCGTCTGTCCCCAGGAGGAGGCGCTTAGTCCCCGGCCGGAGAGCTGCGGAACGGTTCTTCTCACCTTCACACCGCCCCTCTCCACACTACGCAGCGCCCTCTCCCCACACCTCGCAGTTCTGCCTCCTCAGTCGCCGTACCCTACCGCAACTACGACCCGCCTCCCAGGCTGCGCAGAGCCACAGTACGCAGGCGCACAGAGATGGCGCGAGAAGCGCCACTCTAATCAGAACTATTTGGAAGAGGTAAGCAAGAGGCTTGCACATGCGCAGGTAGGTGCTTGGCATACTAGGCTTCTGCCCACAATAAAGATGGCGACCTAGAAGGCGCATGCGCACATCGCCCCGCAATTCTGCTCTAACGGCGGCGATACCAGAGCCCTCGGCAGACGGATGTAAGGACCAACTAAGAGTGGAGGCGAGTCTCATGCAGTCTCCGTTTATTGACGTTTCAGACTCATGCAGCATCCGGCATACAAAAAGGGGTAATCAGTTTGatgtatcctttttttttcttttaagactttttagtttttttccccacacttttttttagaaaacaaagaCCCGCACCTTCGAATCGCGTCATAGCTGGATCCCCGCCTCCCCAGCGGACTGTTGAGTGCGACAAACCTCCCTCGATCTCTTAGAAAGTAATTATAGAGCTCCCACCCCTCCCTCGCTCCCTGCAGCTGAGAGCTTTGGTCCTATTTTGGGGGTTCTTTCGTTACAAAGCACGTGACCACAGCCCCACTGCCTTTATAAACTCGTTGACTGGGTTAAGAAGCCCAGGTAGGGCAAGTCCACTGGCCTGACCAGGGAGCGGCAGCAATCGCGGCCCTCCCTTCTCCCAGTGCTGTTTGAAACAGTGCTCGCCACCCCTGCCCAAGTCCCCCAAAGAGGCCTGGCTTGCTGGCAGTGCGACCCTGAGGCGCCCGGGGGACGTCTGGACAGTCGGAGAACAGTCGGAGCCCTGGGCTAGGGAGCCTTCTCCTTACACCGCTCCCTCCCCGTCTTATCTAAGTGCTGGAATTTTTGAAGAATAAACGGTGGCAGGAGGATAGGGGAGAGGATCCTGAGGGGAGGAGGAAAGGTAGCTGAGGGAagatgaggaggcagaagaa comes from the Manis pentadactyla isolate mManPen7 chromosome 10, mManPen7.hap1, whole genome shotgun sequence genome and includes:
- the PAGR1 gene encoding PAXIP1-associated glutamate-rich protein 1, whose translation is MTLVRGLGDTAATTVAPLSEEGQVTSGLQALAVVDTGSPSASAHNAEEEGGGGRKEAEPEESGVEEVQAEVPRAEGEEQAKGESEDWCVLCSDEEMELPEDGQPWMPPPSEIQRLYELLAAHGTLELQAEILPRRPPTPDAQSEEERSDEEPEAKEEEEEKQHMPTEFDFDDEPLTPKDSLIDRRRTPGSSARSQKREARLDKVLSDMKRHKKLEEQILRTGRDLFSLDSEDPSPSSPPLRSSGSTLFPRQRKY